The following are encoded together in the Lactuca sativa cultivar Salinas chromosome 1, Lsat_Salinas_v11, whole genome shotgun sequence genome:
- the LOC111896974 gene encoding uncharacterized protein LOC111896974, translating into MRAPSLFTQCLPGLVPHDRVAQSMSITSDKEMHLPSFAVEILPSKMGYPYRYAGENIDCQEVSLFKGRVSVSDIISSELKSSKPDASLKSWDSSFDLVNILKHEIRDGQLSFRGKRVLELNCGHGIPGIFACLKGASTVHFQDLNAETIRRTTIPNVMSNLEQERDKQSKQPESPLTPSRQILSPTVHFYAGEWEELPGVLSVVEKNVLEASPVINLSFSEDDFIDRCSYSSHDGGSSIMGQEHSSRKSTGSRVWERANESDVGGGYDVILMTDIPHSGTSLKKLYTLIKKCLKPPYGVVFVATKKNYVGFNSTARQLRSLVDEEGIFGNHLIKEMTDTEIWKFFLK; encoded by the exons ATGCGTGCACCATCATTGTTTACACAATGCTTGCCTGGATTGGTGCCCCATGACAGGGTAGCTCAAAGCATGTCAATCACATCTGATAAGGAGATGCATCTGCCTTCATTTGCTGTTGAGATTCTACCCTCTAAG ATGGGATACCCTTACAGATATGCTGGAGAAAACATAGATTGTCAAGAAGTTAGCCTCTTCAAG GGAAGAGTTAGTGTCTCCGATATTATAAGTTCAGAGTTGAAATCATCAAAACCTGATG CATCTTTGAAATCATGGGATAGCTCATTTGATCTTGTTAACATCCTTAAGCATGAGATTCGTGATGGACAGTTGAGCTTTAGAGGCAAAAGGGTACTTGAG CTTAATTGTGGGCATGGAATCCCAGGGATCTTTGCATGTCTAAAG GGAGCTTCAACAGTGCATTTTCAAGATCTAAATGCAGAAACAATAAGACGTACAACAATCCCAAATGTCATGTCTAATCTTGAACAAGAAAGGGATAAACAAAGCAAACAGCCTGAAAGTCCACTTACTCCATCAAGACAAATTCTCTCTCCAACTGTTCATTTTTATGCTGGAGAATGGGAAGAGCTTCCTGGAGTTTTGTCTGTTGTAGAGAAGAATGTTCTAGAAGCATCGCCAGTAATAAACCTTAGTTTCTCAGAAGATGATTTTATCGATAGATGTAGCTACAGCAGCCATGATGGTGGTAGTAGCATCATGGGACAAGAACATTCTTCTAGAAAGTCAACTGGAAGTAGGGTGTGGGAGAGGGCTAATGAGAGTGATGTTGGAGGTGGATATGATGTTATATTGATGACTGATATTCCACATTCGGGAACTTCTTTAAAGAAGCTTTATACACTCATTAAAAAG TGCTTGAAGCCTCCTTATGGAGTAGTATTCGTTGCtactaaaaaaaattatgttgggTTCAACAGCACAGCTCGACAACTAAGGAGCCTGGTAGATGAGGAGGGCATTTTtggaaatcatttaattaaaGAAATGACGGATACGGAAATTTGGAAGTTTTTTCTTAAATGA
- the LOC111896947 gene encoding probably inactive leucine-rich repeat receptor-like protein kinase At3g28040 → MGFLEFFIFALISVSSFKSCKSVEDDNDDDVLGLIAFKADIIDSSSHLSSWNQEDNSPCSWKFITCNPATGRVTEVALDGLGLSGKIGRGLEKLQNLQVLSLAHNNLTGNLHPQLSLLNNLQTLNLSGNSFSGGFPPSLINSGRIKFLDLSDNSLSGPIPVDTFSTCSSLRVLSLSKNNLQGPIPDSISQCTILNHLNLSKNRFSGNPDFSTGLWLLTRIRTLDISHNALSGRIPNGVSGLHYLKELSLHNNHFIGSLPSDIGLCSHLKKLDLSNNLFTETIPDSFKGLSSLTYLNLANNMLTGDFPKWIGDLKGVDYLEVSGNGLTGILPASIGGLGSLTYLSLSGNSLTGNIPETLIYSSKLTVVKLRGNRFNGSIPEGLFELGLTQIDLSRNQLTGSIPPGSNQLFTALQSMDLSGNRLTGDIPAEMTLFSNLRYLNISWNNFETRMPLDVGNFPNLTVLDLRNGAFHGSIPGDICNSGSLEILQLDGNSLTGSIPDDIGRCSSLYLLTLSHNDLRGLIPRSMSLLKKLKILKLDSNELSGEIPPELGGLENLLVVNISYNRLQGRLPSRGIFPSLQESSLEGNLGICSPFVKGPCKMDVPKPLVLDPYAYGDQIGSHENGAGAKSSKHSNHRRFLSVSVIIAILAAVLISIGVLVITLLNISARKRMQFVDNALESCSSSSRSTRSVSFGKLVWFDSKIAPGWVSNPESLLTKGAEIGGGIIGTVYKASLGEEGRDLAIKNLIVSNMVKSNDDFDREVRVLSKARHPNLVSVKGYFWKPELQLLVTEYVCNGSLQSKLHDTSTSSQLSWSTRFKILLGTANGLAHLHHSFRPPIIHYNIKANNILLDENFNPKVSDFGLTRIMAKLDKQVMSKRFQSALGYVAPELACQSLRVNEKCDVYGFGVLILEVVTGRRPIEYGDDNVLILSEEVRVMLEEGNVLECVDMRMGEYLEEEVLPVLKLALVCTSQIPSSRPSMAEVVQILQVIRTPVRHRMEAY, encoded by the exons ATGGGTTTTCTTGAGTTTTTCATTTTCGCATTAATCTCAGTTTCTTCATTCAAAAGTTGCAAGAGTGTTgaagatgataatgatgatgatgttcTTGGGCTTATAGCATTCAAAGCCGACATTATCGACTCATCATCTCATCTATCCTCATGGAATCAAGAGGACAACTCTCCATGTTCATGGAAGTTCATAACATGTAATCCGGCGACTGGAAGAGTCACCGAGGTGGCTCTAGACGGCTTAGGTCTCTCCGGGAAGATCGGAAGAGGCCTCGAGAAGCTTCAAAACCTCCAGGTACTCTCTCTTGCTCATAACAATCTCACCGGAAACCTCCACCctcaactctctctcctcaacaatctccaaaccctaaatctttccGGGAACTCTTTCTCCGGCGGCTTCCCGCCGTCGCTTATCAACTCCGGCAGAATAAAGTTCCTTGATTTATCTGACAACTCGCTTTCAGGACCCATTCCGGTAGACACCTTCTCAACCTGCTCATCTCTTCGAGTACTTTCGTTGTCTAAAAACAATCTCCAAGGTCCGATTCCTGATTCGATTTCTCAATGCACTATCCTTAACCACCTTAATCTTTCCAAAAACCGGTTTTCTGGTAACCCAGACTTTTCCACGGGTCTTTGGTTGTTAACCCGGATCAGAACATTAGATATTTCACACAATGCGCTATCGGGTCGGATACCAAATGGGGTATCGGGTTTGCATTACTTGAAAGAGCTTTCTTTACATAACAATCACTTCATAGGATCTTTGCCTTCTGATATCGGGTTATGTTCACACTTAAAAAAGTTGGATTTAAGTAATAATCTTTTCACAGAAACAATTCCCGATTCTTTCAAGGGTCTTTCgtctttaacttatttaaatCTAGCGAACAATATGTTAACCGGTGATTTTCCTAAATGGATCGGGGATTTGAAGGGTGTTGATTACTTGGAAGTATCGGGAAACGGTTTGACCGGAATATTACCGGCGTCGATCGGCGGTTTAGGGTCGTTAACTTACTTGAGTCTTTCTGGTAATAGTTTGACTGGAAACATTCCCGAGACATTAATCTACTCGAGTAAACTAACTGTGGTTAAGTTAAGAGGTAATAGGTTCAATGGGAGCATACCCGAAGGTTTATTCGAACTCGGGTTGACCCAGATTGACCTTTCGAGGAACCAGTTAACCGGTTCGATCCCTCCTGGATCGAATCAGTTATTCACGGCCCTTCAGTCCATGGATCTATCGGGAAACAGGCTAACCGGTGACATCCCGGCTGAAATGACACTTTTCTCCAATTTAAGATACTTGAATATATCATGGAATAATTTCGAGACGAGAATGCCCCTGGATGTCGGGAATTTTCCGAATTTAACCGTGTTGGATCTTCGAAATGGAGCTTTTCACGGGTCGATTCCGGGCGATATATGCAACTCGGGCAGCCTCGAAATCCTCCAACTTGATGGAAATTCTCTGACCGGATCCATCCCGGACGATATCGGGCGCTGTTCATCACTCTATTTGCT GACATTGTCTCATAACGACTTACGTGGGTTAATTCCAAGATCAATGTCGTTATTGAAAAAACTCAAGATTCTAAAGTTAGATTCTAACGAGCTAAGTGGTGAGATACCACCGGAGCTAGGTGGTTTAGAAAACCTCCTAGTGGTAAATATATCCTACAATAGACTACAAGGAAGACTTCCATCCAGGGGTATATTTCCAAGCTTACAAGAAAGTTCTCTAGAGGGCAATCTCGGTATTTGCTCACCTTTCGTAAAAGGACCATGTAAAATGGATGTCCCAAAGCCTTTAGTTCTCGACCCGTATGCATACGGGGACCAAATCGGAAGTCATGAAAATGGAGCAGGGGCAAAATCGTCAAAACATTCCAACCACCGGAGATTCTTAAGTGTTTCAGTCATTATCGCGATATTAGCAGCCGTTTTGATCTCCATTGGTGTGTTGGTGATAACTTTGTTAAATATCTCCGCAAGAAAACGGATGCAATTTGTCGATAATGCCCTCGAGAGTTGCTCAAGCTCATCTCGATCTACTCGCAGTGTATCGTTCGGGAAGCTAGTTTGGTTCGATTCCAAGATTGCCCCTGGTTGGGTTTCCAATCCTGAATCTTTACTAACCAAAGGTGCTGAGATCGGTGGGGGTATAATCGGAACAGTGTACAAAGCTTCATTAGGAGAAGAAGGTAGAGATCTTGCAATCAAGAATCTTATTGTATCAAACATGGTGAAATCAAATGACGATTTTGACCGAGAGGTTCGCGTTTTATCAAAAGCAAGACACCCAAATCTTGTATCGGTCAAAGGGTATTTCTGGAAACCTGAATTACAGCTTCTAGTGACAGAATATGTATGTAATGGAAGCTTACAATCCAAACTCCATGACACGTCAACTTCAAGTCAACTTTCTTGGTCAACCCGGTTCAAGATCTTGTTAGGAACCGCAAACGGGCTAGCCCATTTACACCATTCATTTCGTCCACCTATTATTCATTACAACATCAAGGCTAACAACATTCTTCTAGATGAAAACTTCAACCCTAAAGTATCGGACTTTGGGTTGACTAGAATAATGGCGAAACTTGACAAACAAGTAATGAGTAAGAGGTTTCAAAGTGCATTGGGCTACGTGGCACCAGAGTTGGCTTGTCAAAGCTTAAGGGTAAATGAGAAATGtgatgtttatggttttggggtgttgattctTGAAGTTGTAACAGGAAGAAGGCCGATTGAATATGGGGATGATAATGTGTTGATACTTAGTGAAGAAGTTAGGGTTATGTTGGAAGAAGGGAATGTGTTGGAGTGTGTTGATATGAGAATGGGGGAGTATCTTGAAGAGGAGGTTTTGCCTGTTCTTAAGTTGGCTTTGGTGTGTACTTCTCAGATACCTTCGAGTAGGCCTTCAATGGCTGAAGTGGTTCAGATATTGCAAGTTATTAGGACTCCTGTTCGTCATAGGATGGAAGCTTATTAA